One region of Culex pipiens pallens isolate TS chromosome 2, TS_CPP_V2, whole genome shotgun sequence genomic DNA includes:
- the LOC120427810 gene encoding trypsin-1-like, whose product MDNMLKGAILCLCLGAVLASTTVDRGSRVAGGTDALAAEYPYIVSVQRFLLLRANHVCGGTIINDFHVLSAAECFANNLNSRYRVQAGKLSLNQFEITEQTINVLNFVIHPSYDQSLSPFNIAVIRLTSPFGFTAFIQPINLPAPDTIHSGIVRFAGWGSTSVGLLPSTPVLLQQARVAVFPNPACQALMADPEDPQMTPITPLHVCLGPVTGGIGPCSGDAGGPVAQVIDGRHELVGILGWSPPICAIPGLPSVTVRASAHIAWINAVINPNPEELKSTN is encoded by the exons ATGGACAACATGCTGAAGGGAGCAATTTTGTGTCTGTGTTTAGGCGCCGTACTGGCCTCTACTACGG TTGACAGAGGATCCCGCGTGGCCGGAGGAACCGATGCGCTTGCCGCCGAGTACCCGTACATCGTGTCCGTCCAGCGGTTCTTGCTGTTGCGAGCAAACCATGTCTGCGGTGGAACCATCATCAACGACTTCCACGTGCTGTCCGCTGCCGAGTGTTTCGCCAACAATTTGAACAGCCGGTATCGCGTCCAGGCCGGAAAGCTGTCCCTGAACCAGTTCGAGATCACCGAGCAGACGATCAAcgtgctcaattttgtgattCATCCCTCTTACGATCAGTCGTTGAGTCCGTTCAACATTGCCGTGATTCGTCTGACGTCTCCGTTCGGTTTCACAGCGTTCATCCAGCCCATCAACCTGCCGGCGCCGGACACCATCCACAGTGGCATCGTACGATTTGCCGGTTGGGGATCGACCTCGGTCGGTCTGCTGCCAAGCACTCCGGTGCTTCTCCAGCAAGCCCGAGTTGCCGTCTTCCCCAACCCTGCTTGTCAGGCTCTGATGGCTGATCCGGAAGATCCGCAAATGACCCCAATCACCCCGCTGCACGTGTGTCTGGGACCGGTAACCGGTGGAATTGGACCTTGCTCCGGCGATGCTGGCGGTCCGGTTGCGCAAGTTATCGACGGTCGACACGAGCTGGTCGGTATCCTTGGTTGGAGTCCTCCCATCTGCGCAATTCCGGGACTTCCCTCGGTGACCGTGCGAGCGTCGGCCCACATCGCGTGGATCAACGCGGTCATCAACCCAAATCCGGAAGAGTTGAAAAGCACGAACTAA
- the LOC120427807 gene encoding trypsin-1-like, with protein MIGSSVSRRTEEVFYVLLIVVFVVAKAGVLGQDAAENDDDGDDVAESTSPGRPRVVGGTGVAIGELPFICSVRQRQPAGSWSSWTHLCGSTIVNENWLLTSAHCVAPPLPKESLLIVCGVRQARTVAGIEPSPEYVDGQRGSDLALILLKKPLVFTGNVQPIPIFDQRILPTSVATIVGYGVSSYGKDGWQPNGLEAATVPILSMKACIRRLGATLATYLTSDTICTDVAGPTGAAGTCVGDSGGPVIIGTELHPFNLLAIPAWTVTPCGSGPSMHTLVSAHIEWILSVIVPNLK; from the exons ATGATTGGCAGTTCTGTTAGCCGTCGAACGGAGGAAGTCTTCTACGTTCTTCTCATCGTGGTATTTGTCGTAGCGAAGGCCGGAGTCCTTGGACAGGATGCTGcggaaaacgacgacgacggagatGATG TGGCGGAGTCAACTTCCCCTGGCAGACCACGCGTCGTCGGCGGAACCGGCGTAGCCATCGGGGAGCTTCCGTTCATCTGCTCCGTCCGCCAGCGGCAACCGGCCGGGTCCTGGAGCTCGTGGACGCATCTGTGCGGCAGTACGATTGTGAACGAAAATTGGCTGCTTACTTCCGCTCACTGCGTCGCCCCGCCCCTGCCCAAGGAGAGCTTGCTGATTGTTTGTGGTGTTCGACAGGCCAGAACCGTCGCCGGGATTGAGCCAAGTCCGGAGTACGTTGACGGACAGCGGGGAAGCGATTTGGCACTG ATACTGCTGAAGAAGCCGTTGGTGTTCACCGGAAACGTGCAACCGATACCGATTTTTGATCAACGAATCCTGCCTACCAGTGTGGCCACCATCGTTGGCTATGGCGTTTCCTCGTACGGAAAGGACGGTTGGCAGCCTAATGGATTAGAG GCAGCCACCGTCCCGATTCTCTCGATGAAAGCCTGCATCCGGCGGTTGGGTGCCACCCTAGCCACCTACCTCACCAGCGACACAATCTGCACCGACGTCGCAGGACCAACGGGTGCCGCCGGGACCTGCGTAGGCGACTCCGGCGGTCCCGTCATAATCGGCACCGAGCTGCATCCCTTCAACCTGCTGGCCATCCCAGCGTGGACGGTCACGCCGTGCGGAAGTGGCCCCTCGATGCACACACTCGTTTCCGCCCACATTGAGTGGATTCTTTCCGTTATCGttccgaatctgaaataa
- the LOC120427817 gene encoding uncharacterized protein LOC120427817, which translates to MEIISRALVLLALFAVLLVVQTDSAPARPAEDDSVQYSRQELVQLFQEDAKWASSSSNSRGRSSEELKQNLRTVMKALNIQPVPRTTVNPLLYVPMPHQPIYDVDGNRLN; encoded by the exons ATGGAAATTATTTCGAGAGCCCTTGTTCTGCTAGCGCTGTTTGCAGTACTTCTAGTCGTTCAAACTG ATTCTGCCCCGGCCCGGCCAGCTGAAGATGACTCGGTGCAGTACAGCCGCCAGGAGCTAGTTCAA CTCTTCCAGGAGGACGCCAAGTGGGCCTCGTCCTCGAGCAATAGCCGGGGCCGCAGTTCGGAGGAGTTGAAGCAAAATCTGCGCACCGTCATGAAGGCGCTCAACATCCAACCGGTACCGCGTACCACCGTCAACCCGCTGTTGTACGTCCCGATGCCTCACCAGCCGATCTACGACGTTGACGGTAATCGGTTGAACTGA